In one window of Prevotella fusca JCM 17724 DNA:
- a CDS encoding chromate transporter, translated as MDKDNISSTPNTQHPTPKGFYWDAFKTFFKIGAFTLGGGYAMISIIQNEVVVKKKWIPEDQFVDLIAVAQSCPGVFAANISIFIGYKIRKTPGALCTCLGTALPSFLIILFIALFFHQFMDIPWVAAMFRGIRPAVVALIAVPTFTLAKSAKISLANCWIPIVTAIAIWLLGVNPVYVIIAAGLGGFLYGKFIKPTE; from the coding sequence GTGGACAAAGATAACATTTCATCAACACCCAACACCCAACACCCAACACCCAAAGGATTCTACTGGGACGCCTTCAAGACCTTCTTCAAGATTGGAGCCTTTACGCTTGGTGGTGGTTATGCTATGATTTCGATTATTCAGAACGAAGTAGTGGTGAAAAAAAAGTGGATTCCTGAAGACCAGTTCGTCGACCTGATAGCCGTTGCGCAAAGCTGCCCGGGCGTTTTTGCTGCCAACATCAGCATCTTTATCGGCTACAAGATACGGAAGACGCCGGGTGCACTCTGCACCTGTCTGGGCACAGCTCTTCCCTCTTTCCTCATCATTCTCTTTATAGCTCTCTTCTTCCATCAGTTTATGGACATCCCTTGGGTAGCCGCAATGTTCCGTGGAATACGCCCTGCTGTGGTGGCATTGATAGCTGTACCAACCTTCACTTTGGCAAAGAGTGCAAAAATATCATTGGCAAACTGCTGGATTCCTATTGTCACCGCCATTGCCATTTGGTTGTTAGGCGTTAACCCTGTCTATGTCATTATTGCTGCAGGACTGGGCGGATTTCTCTATGGGAAGTTCATCAAGCCGACGGAGTAA
- a CDS encoding chromate transporter, translating into MTLYLELFYTFFIIGLFGFGGGYGMLSLIQTETVVNHHWLSSAEFTNIVAVSQMTPGPIGINSATYCGYTAAHNAGFSGGMAVLGSVTATVALVLPSLIMMILISKMFLKYMNTPIVQSVFAGLRPVVVGLLAAATLLLCNAENFSAPNVNPWQFYISLFLFAATFIGTMWLKINPIRMICYAAFAGAVLLY; encoded by the coding sequence ATGACATTATACTTAGAACTATTCTATACATTCTTTATCATCGGACTCTTTGGATTCGGTGGAGGGTACGGAATGTTATCACTGATACAAACTGAAACGGTTGTGAACCATCATTGGCTCAGCTCGGCTGAGTTTACTAACATCGTTGCTGTTTCACAGATGACACCCGGACCTATCGGCATCAACTCTGCAACTTATTGTGGCTACACAGCTGCACACAATGCTGGATTCAGCGGAGGAATGGCGGTATTGGGTAGTGTCACAGCTACCGTTGCCCTTGTGCTGCCATCACTGATAATGATGATTCTTATCAGCAAGATGTTCCTCAAGTATATGAACACACCCATCGTGCAGTCTGTCTTTGCTGGTCTGCGCCCAGTTGTTGTAGGACTGCTGGCTGCTGCCACCTTATTATTATGCAATGCCGAGAACTTTTCAGCACCGAACGTTAACCCCTGGCAGTTCTATATCAGTCTGTTTCTCTTTGCTGCCACCTTTATCGGCACGATGTGGCTAAAGATAAATCCCATCCGCATGATCTGTTATGCCGCCTTTGCTGGGGCCGTATTATTATATTAG
- the rseP gene encoding RIP metalloprotease RseP: METFLIRLLQFVLAISLLVLLHEGGHMFFAKLFGVRVEKFFVFFDVGIGKWKGKLFSWKPKKDDTEYGMGWLPLGGYCKISGMIDESFDTEQMKKEPEPWEFRTKPAWQRLLIMIGGVLVNFVLALFIYSMIMFTWGDSYFKVSDMSMGMRFNADAKALGFHDHDVMLGTDQGPFREYANVNGDFFRQIAQAKRVDVLRNGKKHSISLPGDMDMLPMIKTRPFFVEPFIPAQVDSVLGGTPAAKAGIKAGDIIKSINGKPVETWTDMNYQTGVLSDVMSVKNTHKDSLAVRSIVLTVQHKGKSKIDTLKMVLTPDLKLGVMQSTLATYYKPVQEEYGFFESFPAGIKHGWNVLRGYVGNFRYLASADGAKSIGGFGAIGSLFPPFWDWYMFWSMTAFLSIILAFMNILPIPALDGGHVVFLLYEMITRRKPSEKFMIRAEYVGITLLILLMIFANLNDILRWLHIM; encoded by the coding sequence ATGGAAACATTTTTGATCAGGTTGCTTCAGTTTGTTCTGGCAATCTCTTTGCTTGTTCTGCTTCATGAAGGCGGACACATGTTCTTTGCGAAGCTCTTCGGCGTTCGTGTTGAGAAGTTCTTCGTCTTCTTCGATGTGGGTATCGGTAAGTGGAAGGGCAAACTCTTCAGTTGGAAACCAAAGAAGGATGATACTGAATATGGTATGGGATGGCTGCCGTTGGGTGGCTATTGCAAGATTTCCGGTATGATTGACGAGAGTTTCGATACCGAGCAGATGAAGAAGGAACCAGAGCCGTGGGAATTCCGTACAAAGCCTGCATGGCAGCGTCTGCTGATTATGATTGGTGGTGTATTGGTTAACTTTGTGCTTGCCCTCTTCATATATTCCATGATTATGTTCACATGGGGCGATAGCTATTTCAAGGTGTCTGACATGAGCATGGGTATGCGTTTCAATGCTGATGCAAAGGCTTTGGGCTTCCACGACCACGATGTGATGCTTGGTACCGACCAGGGACCTTTCCGTGAGTATGCCAATGTGAATGGCGATTTCTTCCGTCAGATTGCACAGGCAAAGCGTGTGGATGTACTGCGAAATGGTAAGAAACACAGTATATCTTTGCCCGGTGACATGGATATGCTGCCGATGATAAAGACACGTCCTTTCTTTGTTGAGCCTTTCATTCCGGCACAGGTTGACAGCGTACTGGGTGGTACTCCTGCTGCCAAGGCTGGTATCAAGGCAGGCGATATAATCAAGTCTATCAACGGGAAGCCAGTTGAGACATGGACGGATATGAACTATCAGACGGGTGTCTTGAGTGATGTTATGTCAGTGAAGAATACTCATAAGGATTCTCTTGCTGTCCGTTCGATAGTGCTGACTGTTCAGCATAAGGGAAAATCAAAGATTGATACGCTGAAGATGGTGCTGACACCCGACTTGAAGTTAGGCGTTATGCAGTCAACACTTGCCACATACTATAAGCCAGTACAGGAGGAATACGGATTCTTTGAGAGCTTTCCAGCTGGTATCAAGCACGGTTGGAACGTACTGCGTGGCTACGTCGGCAACTTCCGTTACCTTGCTTCGGCTGACGGTGCCAAGAGCATTGGTGGCTTTGGAGCTATCGGCAGTCTTTTCCCTCCTTTCTGGGACTGGTATATGTTCTGGTCGATGACAGCTTTCCTGAGCATCATCCTTGCCTTCATGAACATTCTTCCTATTCCGGCATTGGACGGTGGACACGTGGTCTTTCTTCTTTATGAGATGATTACCCGTCGTAAACCATCTGAGAAGTTCATGATTCGTGCGGAGTATGTGGGTATCACCCTGCTGATTCTCCTCATGATATTTGCCAACCTCAACGATATTCTTCGTTGGTTGCATATCATGTAA
- a CDS encoding 1-deoxy-D-xylulose-5-phosphate reductoisomerase yields MKQQICILGSTGSIGTQALDVISQHPDLYEAYALTANHRWKELAEQARRFNPAAVVIADEAYYDALKQELSDMPDVKVYAGGKALEDIVESPSIDVVLTAMVGYSGLAPTIHAIKAKKKICLANKETLVVAGELILQLAQQYHVPILPVDSEHSAIFQSLVGEDENEIEKILLTCSGGPFRTFSHEQLRNVTAADALKHPTWDMGAKITIDSASLMNKGFEVIEAKWLFGVPADKIQVLVHPQSIVHSAVQFFDGGVKAQLGVPDMRLPIQYAFSFPKRLQLSGDRLDLFRQPLEFFEPDVEKFKCLAMAYEAINKGGNMPCIVNAANEIVNEGFRKGACTFLAMGEIIEETMRKVAFDSNPDYDVYVQTDAEARRVALDIMNNK; encoded by the coding sequence ATGAAACAACAAATCTGTATATTAGGGTCAACAGGCAGTATCGGTACGCAAGCCCTTGATGTCATCAGTCAGCATCCTGACCTCTATGAGGCGTATGCGCTCACTGCCAACCATCGTTGGAAGGAACTTGCAGAACAGGCTCGTCGCTTCAATCCGGCTGCTGTTGTCATTGCTGATGAGGCTTACTATGACGCTTTGAAGCAAGAGTTATCTGATATGCCTGATGTAAAGGTATATGCCGGTGGCAAAGCCTTGGAGGATATTGTAGAGTCGCCATCAATAGATGTGGTGCTCACAGCGATGGTTGGTTATTCTGGTCTTGCACCAACGATACATGCCATCAAGGCAAAGAAGAAGATTTGCCTGGCAAACAAGGAGACACTTGTTGTAGCTGGTGAGTTGATTCTTCAGTTGGCTCAACAGTATCATGTGCCTATCCTGCCAGTAGACAGTGAGCACAGTGCCATCTTCCAAAGCCTGGTAGGAGAGGATGAGAACGAGATTGAGAAGATTCTTCTCACCTGTTCGGGTGGTCCTTTCCGTACTTTCAGCCATGAACAGTTGAGGAATGTTACTGCTGCCGATGCTCTCAAGCACCCTACATGGGATATGGGCGCAAAGATTACCATTGACTCTGCCTCCCTCATGAACAAGGGATTTGAGGTGATAGAAGCCAAGTGGCTCTTCGGTGTACCAGCAGATAAGATACAAGTGTTAGTACATCCGCAGTCTATCGTCCACAGTGCGGTACAGTTCTTTGATGGTGGTGTAAAGGCACAGTTGGGCGTTCCTGACATGCGTCTGCCCATTCAGTATGCTTTTTCGTTCCCGAAACGGTTGCAGTTGAGTGGTGACAGGTTAGACCTGTTCCGTCAGCCTTTGGAATTCTTTGAGCCTGATGTGGAGAAGTTCAAGTGTCTTGCAATGGCGTACGAAGCCATCAACAAGGGCGGCAATATGCCTTGTATCGTCAATGCTGCCAATGAAATTGTCAACGAAGGCTTCCGCAAGGGGGCTTGCACTTTCCTGGCAATGGGCGAAATTATTGAGGAAACAATGCGGAAAGTAGCATTTGACAGTAATCCAGACTATGACGTTTATGTGCAGACGGATGCTGAGGCGCGCCGTGTTGCGCTGGATATTATGAATAATAAATAA
- the rimM gene encoding ribosome maturation factor RimM (Essential for efficient processing of 16S rRNA) — MIKKEEVYKIGRIGKPHGVHGELQLQFSDDVFDVVDADYLILDIDGILVPFFMEEYRFRSDEIALMKFCDIDSDAQARELTGCNVYFPRKLAEEGTDDVSWAQIVGYSLIDEAANNVIGKIVAVDETTVNTLFEVSTPEGEEILIPASDELIVATDIASQTITMRIPAGLLDL, encoded by the coding sequence ATGATAAAGAAGGAAGAAGTCTATAAGATAGGGCGCATCGGGAAGCCGCATGGCGTACACGGAGAGTTGCAGCTGCAGTTCTCCGATGACGTTTTTGATGTGGTAGATGCTGATTACCTTATATTGGACATTGACGGAATCCTCGTTCCTTTCTTTATGGAGGAATACCGATTCCGTTCTGACGAGATAGCCCTGATGAAATTCTGCGATATTGACAGCGACGCACAGGCACGTGAACTGACAGGATGTAATGTCTATTTCCCACGCAAATTGGCAGAGGAAGGGACAGATGATGTGTCATGGGCGCAGATTGTCGGTTATTCCTTGATAGATGAAGCTGCGAACAATGTGATTGGCAAGATTGTTGCTGTAGATGAAACAACAGTCAATACGCTCTTTGAGGTGAGTACGCCTGAAGGTGAGGAAATTCTTATTCCTGCCAGTGACGAACTGATTGTTGCAACAGACATAGCGTCTCAGACGATTACTATGCGGATTCCTGCAGGTCTGCTCGACCTTTGA